Part of the Mauremys mutica isolate MM-2020 ecotype Southern chromosome 1, ASM2049712v1, whole genome shotgun sequence genome is shown below.
ccagctcagctCGGAAAATTGCCAGATTTCTACTGCACTATTAGCCCAAATTTAAAAACTAACCCAAAAGTAACTCAATCTATTTCTTGAAgcaaatggttttgtttttttgtgtttaatcaACACGTTGGCCTATACATCAAGAAATGGAAGATTTCATTAGATATCTAGTAcagatttgattttatttttttttaaaagctacaaGCCCCAGCAGGAGTTGGTGCACATTAGTAACAAAGCTAGGAGATGATAATCAAATTCAAAATCCAAATCCCAGTATTGGTACTTGTATCCCAATTGAGGATTGgcaggtgtttaaaaaaaaacaacaacacagaacTGCAGTATTAAAAATAACCCAAAAGAAGACCAAAACATATGTAGTGTAAAATCAACAATCacattataatatttttttttctaatggcATTCACTGATGGTAGTCAATGCCCATATTTTGAGTTGAATTAGTTTCTTGCTGTTAATTTCTAAAAGGCAACATTTCATCCTCGCTATCTTCATTGGGAGTAGAAGGCTCTTCCTGCTGCTGATATATCAGCAGTGATCACTGCAATCATTTCTTTCTTTGGTGCAAACTGTTCACAACAGATTTTGGGTCATAATAAGAATGTTTTCTAAAAGTTCCTCTTGCGTCTTCTTGCACAATTTTGTTTTTATCAAGTTCATCTGAGAAAATCATTCAACTGCAGCATTGCTAAAAGGTAGCAACAGTAATGAAAGAGCAAACAAGCCAAGTTCACTAAAGATTTTGTTCTCAACAGAATCCATGTGTTCAAGAACTTCAAACTGCTCAACTTGGTTTTCGTGAGCATGAGGCCAGTAAACCATAGGCAAACCTCTCCATTGCTGCTCCAACTGTCCAAAGTCTCCACAAACCAATGGCAAAAATGAGATATCAGCCAATCTAGGTCATGCCAAACTGAGCACAGTAGAAGGACTTAATACTGCAAACGGTCCAATCACCTCGACATTTGGTGGCAATCCATGTTTCATCTGTTTCAAAAACTCCATTATAAAATCTGGACACCTATTTTCACATCTTCGACAATGTGAACTGTTAGGGTCTGTTTTGAGAGTTCCAACTGGAAAGCGACTCAATGGTTTTGGTTGTAATTTAATATAGCAGTCCCGTTCTCAAAAGTACATGGTTTCACAACCCTCACCAATAAGGTCTAGAAGAATGTCCTTAATTCCTGCAGCAGATTTCCTGTATTATCATTTTCCAACCATAACATTTGGTTTATCCTCCAAGCTTCCTGAATTACTGAACCTAGCAAAATCAGGTAAATTTTACTCACCGGATCACTGCACCTGTGAAAAAGAAGTTCAGCAttgttgtttctttctttgtctttggCTATGTAAAAGCGCAGCTTTAGTTTGTCAAACTGATCAAGAACTCTGTTCACACAGGGATTAATACAAAGCTATCTTGTGCCAGAAAGCTGCAGTATCTTTTGCTAGTCTGGAAGTCATGGAAAGGACAATTAACAGGTTGTGTGGGGATTGGGGGCTGATGGGTGATGCTGAAAGAGGTCAGGTGAtgggcagagagagggaactCAGCTATGAAGAGAACAGAGCTTGGTGATGAAGTGATAAGATATTAGGTGTGAGGAATTTCTCAGACTGTGAACTTCCAAAATGCTGAGTTCAGCCAAACTAGGAGAGAGCACCCATGATTAACAAGGACATATCTTTTCCCCCTCTAGTCAGGAAGGTTTAAAGTCAGTGGCCCCCGAGAAAGCACATTCTGGAAGTGCATTTGACCACTTTCTCACAAAGTTCTTTGTTTTTGACCCCGTAAATGATAGGGTTCAGCATGTTGGGGAGGAGGAAATAGAGGTTGGCCAAGATAATATGAATGTGGGGAGCGATGCCCTGACCAAACCTATGTGTCAGAGTGGAATAGAAGAAGGGAGGATAAGACATCAGCATTacacagatgtgggctgtgcaggtgttgagggctttctcATGGGATttcttggaggagattctgaggatGGCCCTGAGGATCAGACCATAGGACAGGGCAATGAGCATCAAGTCTAACCCTAAAACTACAAATGCTATCACCAAGCCATACATCCTGTTGACTGAGACGTCCCCACATGACATCTTCACCACAGCCATGTGCTCACAATACGTATGggggataatgcggttggcacagaatggctgcctgctcaggagcaggggcaggggcagaataAAGAGAACAGCTCTTATCAAACCCACGAGCCCGAGCTTAGCTATTCGTGTGTTGGTGAGGATGGTGGtgtatctcagagggttacatatggcaacatAGCGATCAAAGGCCATTGTCACGAGGACGGCTGACTGCATAATAGAAACTGcatgaaggaagaacatctgggtgaggcagccacccacagtaatgcctttcaaactgaaccaaaatatacacagtgccttcGGCACGACAGAGGTAGATGTGGCAATGTCTGTGAGCGCCAGCATGCAGAGTagcaggtacatcggcttgtgcagggtctgctctttgcttacaacaaacagaagcatgaaatttcccaacaggccAATTGCAAAGAacatagagaaagggatggaaatccagatgtGGGCAGCTTCTAGCCCAGGAATGCCATTTAGGATGAATGTTGAAGGgtcagagggggtgaggttgaAATCTGCCATGAGGTGGTCGATGAGTTGATCAGGGTCAGAAATTATCAAAGTTCCTGTGAAGAGAGAGAAGCACAGCAAGGGGGTTACATGCTTTATAACAATTATAACAAATAGTTATATTTGATAAgaatcagggggtagccatgttagtctgtatccacaaaaacaacaaggagtctgg
Proteins encoded:
- the LOC123363458 gene encoding putative olfactory receptor 52P1: MADFNLTPSDPSTFILNGIPGLEAAHIWISIPFSMFFAIGLLGNFMLLFVVSKEQTLHKPMYLLLCMLALTDIATSTSVVPKALCIFWFSLKGITVGGCLTQMFFLHAVSIMQSAVLVTMAFDRYVAICNPLRYTTILTNTRIAKLGLVGLIRAVLFILPLPLLLSRQPFCANRIIPHTYCEHMAVVKMSCGDVSVNRMYGLVIAFVVLGLDLMLIALSYGLILRAILRISSKKSHEKALNTCTAHICVMLMSYPPFFYSTLTHRFGQGIAPHIHIILANLYFLLPNMLNPIIYGVKNKELCEKVVKCTSRMCFLGGH